One region of Quercus lobata isolate SW786 chromosome 2, ValleyOak3.0 Primary Assembly, whole genome shotgun sequence genomic DNA includes:
- the LOC115977691 gene encoding glutathione S-transferase zeta class-like translates to MASVGGDNKKESELKLKLYSYWRSSCSFRVRIALNLKGLEYEYKAVNLVKGEQFSPEFTKLNPIGYVPVLVDGDLVLSDSFAILLYLEEKYPHHHPLLPQDLHKKSINFQAANIVSSSIQPLQNLATLKYIKEKVSPDEQQQLAFAKHHIEKGFVALERLLKDYAGRFATGDEVFLADLFLAPQIRSAVERFKMDMTQFPVLSRLNEAYNEIPAFQDAMPEKQPDTPLTSAS, encoded by the exons ATG GCAAGCGTAGGCGGTGATAATAAGAAAGAAAGTGAATTGAAGCTGAAACTGTATTCATACTGGAGGAGCAGTTGTTCCTTCCGCGTTCGTATTGCCCTCAACTTGAAAG ggCTGGAATATGAGTACAAAGCAGTTAACTTGGTGAAGGGAGAGCAATTCAGCCCCG AGTTTACAAAGCTCAATCCTATTGGTTATGTCCCCGTGCTTGTCGATGGGGACTTGGTGCTTTCCGACTCTTTTGCCATCTTACTG TATTTAGAAGAAAAGTACCCCCACCACCATCCTTTGTTACCTCAGGATCTTCACAAAAAATCCATCAATTTCCAG GCTGCCAATATTGTTTCCTCAAGCATACAGCCTCTTCAAAATCTGGCTACACTG AAATACATTAAGGAAAAAGTTAGTCCTGATGAGCAACAGCAACTTGCTTTTGCTAAACATCATATTGAAAAAGGCTTTGTAG CACTTGAAAGGCTTTTAAAAGACTATGCTGGAAGATTTGCAACTGGAGACGAAGTTTTCCTG GCAGATTTGTTTCTAGCGCCTCAGATTCGTTCAGCGGTTGAAAGGTTCAAGATGGACATG ACTCAATTCCCTGTCTTATCCAGGTTGAATGAGGCATACAATGAGATACCAGCTTTTCAAGATGCTATGCCAGAAAAGCAGCCTGATACTCCTCTGACAAGTGCTAGTTAA